A genomic window from Candidatus Eisenbacteria bacterium includes:
- a CDS encoding type II secretion system protein: MKRRGRRRRVARGFTLVEAVLSMTILGLTAAALFGVYASGLQAMEETMLQSEFESAARSRMEKLLAYKFERLWGGEETVTIDGDSYTVRWWSSPMDMNGDYNPESDAKQVFVQCEDVIFSTIVFDGLPYRIKI, translated from the coding sequence ATGAAGAGGCGCGGACGGCGGCGACGAGTCGCGAGAGGCTTCACACTGGTCGAGGCGGTCCTCTCCATGACCATACTCGGCCTCACCGCCGCGGCGCTCTTCGGCGTCTACGCCTCCGGCCTGCAGGCGATGGAAGAGACGATGCTGCAATCCGAGTTCGAGTCCGCCGCCCGGAGCCGGATGGAGAAGCTTCTCGCTTATAAGTTCGAGCGTCTTTGGGGCGGCGAGGAAACGGTCACGATCGACGGGGACTCCTACACCGTCCGTTGGTGGTCCTCCCCGATGGATATGAACGGCGACTACAACCCGGAGAGCGACGCCAAGCAGGTGTTCGTCCAGTGCGAGGACGTGATCTTCTCGACGATCGTTTTCGACGGGCTTCCCTACCGGATCAAGATCTAG